The following are encoded together in the Streptomyces flavofungini genome:
- a CDS encoding ATP-binding protein: protein MRRPQRPDDRRNDSVRSRGCPPATGNLPAELTAFFGRGAELAALPAALASARLVTVTGVGGVGKSRLATKVAAAVAPRDGAWLVELAGVRDPHLVEHAVAGALELTDHTSRSPRQVLLDRLAGRELLLVVDGFEHLVDATASLVRDLLLRCPDLRVLAAGRRPLGTAGERVLPLAPMPESDAAALFTDRAAACLPGFAPDGPGLDDVRELCRRLDGIPLALELAAGRLRVLSPEQLLARLDDRFRLLAGTRRDAPPRHQTLRTAIGWSHELCTARERLLWARLSVFSGPFDLESVEYVCSGDGLHADDVLDVLDELVAQSVVSREESPTGVRYRMLDTVRAYGAEWLEATGDAARMRRRHRDWYMGLATWCELDWFSPRQVEVATLVECELPNLRTALEFCLTEPDETHLGQYLAGTLWFCWVGCGRLAEGRHWLERAVELEGAHEESRLKALWVLGYVAILQGDTVPALCALQECQDTAERTGSAVAAAYAVHRMGCLALVTDDMPRAERLLRAALEQYRRIGELNSNVLMGQVELAMALAFQGSLGDAVELCEDARQVCEDHGERWALAYALYVLGYAAWTDGEHGRARDLVTRCLDLDHAFHDLLGTVLAVELLALFTVAEGDAAEAAVLQGAAARIWPSVGLPLFGSEHFGGPHVLCETQARERLGDERYEECLRAGAELSPDVAVSRALRRRAEATGTRRPGRGEAPGVPRTPETREPAVSPTTRGGETAG, encoded by the coding sequence ATGCGACGCCCTCAGCGCCCCGACGACCGCCGGAACGACTCCGTCCGCTCCCGCGGCTGCCCGCCCGCCACGGGGAACCTCCCGGCCGAGCTGACCGCCTTCTTCGGGCGCGGCGCCGAACTCGCGGCACTGCCCGCAGCCTTGGCCTCGGCCCGTCTGGTGACCGTGACGGGCGTCGGCGGCGTCGGCAAGTCACGGCTCGCGACGAAGGTGGCGGCGGCGGTCGCGCCGCGGGACGGGGCCTGGCTCGTGGAACTCGCGGGGGTGCGTGACCCGCATCTCGTGGAGCACGCCGTGGCCGGTGCCCTGGAGCTGACGGACCACACCAGTCGTTCACCGCGGCAGGTACTGCTCGACCGGCTGGCCGGGCGCGAACTGCTTCTCGTCGTCGACGGGTTCGAGCACCTGGTGGACGCGACGGCGTCGCTGGTGCGGGACCTGCTGCTGCGGTGTCCGGACCTGCGGGTGCTCGCGGCGGGCCGCAGACCGCTCGGCACGGCCGGTGAGCGGGTGCTTCCGCTCGCGCCGATGCCGGAGTCGGACGCGGCCGCGCTGTTCACCGACCGGGCGGCGGCGTGCCTGCCGGGCTTCGCCCCGGACGGACCCGGCCTCGACGACGTGCGGGAGCTGTGCCGCCGTCTCGACGGCATCCCGCTCGCCCTGGAGCTGGCGGCGGGTCGGCTGCGGGTGCTCTCCCCGGAGCAACTGCTCGCTCGCCTCGACGACCGGTTCCGGCTGCTCGCCGGTACGCGCCGCGACGCGCCCCCGCGGCACCAGACGCTGCGGACGGCGATCGGCTGGAGCCACGAGCTGTGCACGGCCCGCGAGCGGCTCCTCTGGGCGCGGCTCTCGGTCTTCTCCGGGCCGTTCGACCTGGAGTCGGTCGAGTACGTGTGCAGCGGTGACGGGCTGCACGCGGACGACGTCCTGGACGTCCTCGACGAGCTGGTGGCGCAGTCGGTGGTGTCCCGTGAGGAGAGCCCCACGGGGGTGCGCTACCGGATGCTCGACACGGTCCGGGCGTACGGCGCGGAGTGGCTGGAGGCGACCGGCGACGCGGCACGGATGCGGCGCAGGCACCGCGACTGGTACATGGGGCTCGCCACCTGGTGCGAGCTGGACTGGTTCTCGCCCCGGCAGGTGGAGGTCGCCACGCTCGTCGAGTGCGAGCTGCCCAATCTGCGCACCGCCCTGGAGTTCTGTCTGACCGAGCCGGACGAGACGCATCTGGGCCAGTACCTGGCGGGCACGCTGTGGTTCTGCTGGGTGGGCTGTGGGCGGCTCGCGGAGGGCAGGCACTGGCTGGAGCGGGCCGTCGAGCTGGAGGGCGCGCACGAGGAGTCGCGGCTCAAGGCGCTGTGGGTGCTCGGGTACGTGGCGATCCTGCAGGGCGACACGGTGCCCGCGCTGTGCGCGCTCCAGGAGTGCCAGGACACGGCGGAGCGCACCGGCAGCGCCGTCGCGGCGGCGTACGCGGTGCACCGCATGGGCTGTCTGGCGCTTGTCACGGACGACATGCCGCGCGCGGAGCGGCTGCTGCGCGCGGCGCTCGAGCAGTACCGGCGGATCGGGGAGCTGAACAGCAACGTCCTGATGGGCCAGGTCGAGCTGGCGATGGCGCTGGCCTTCCAGGGGTCGCTCGGGGACGCGGTGGAGCTGTGCGAGGACGCGCGCCAGGTCTGCGAGGACCACGGGGAGCGCTGGGCGCTGGCGTACGCCCTGTACGTCCTCGGCTACGCGGCCTGGACGGACGGTGAGCACGGGCGGGCGCGGGACCTGGTCACCCGGTGTCTGGACCTGGACCACGCCTTCCACGACCTGCTCGGCACGGTGCTCGCCGTGGAGCTGCTCGCCCTGTTCACGGTGGCGGAGGGCGACGCGGCGGAGGCGGCGGTGCTGCAGGGCGCCGCGGCGCGGATCTGGCCGTCGGTGGGGCTGCCGCTGTTCGGCTCGGAGCACTTCGGCGGGCCGCACGTCCTGTGCGAGACGCAGGCGCGGGAGCGGCTCGGGGACGAGCGGTACGAGGAGTGCCTGCGGGCGGGCGCCGAGCTGAGCCCCGATGTGGCGGTCTCGCGGGCGCTGCGTCGGCGCGCGGAGGCGACCGGGACGCGCCGCCCCGGCCGCGGCGAGGCACCGGGGGTGCCACGGACCCCGGAAACGCGCGAACCCGCCGTCTCCCCGACCACGCGGGGCGGGGAGACGGCGGGCTGA
- a CDS encoding replication-associated recombination protein A: MEPDLFTAAAEDRQEKDPSSSPLAVRMRPRTLDEVVGQQHLLRPGSPLRRLVEGGGGPAGPSSVFLWGPPGIGKTTLAYVVSKATNKRFVELSAITAGVKEVRAVIDGARRAMGGHGKETVLFLDEIHRFSKAQQDSLLPAVENRWVTLIAATTENPYFSVISPLLSRSLLLTLEPLTDDDLRGLLKRALTDERGLGGAVTLPEEAEQHLLRIAGGDARRALTALEAGAGSALSKGEQEITLQTLEESVDRAAVKYDRAGDQHYDVASALIKSIRGSDVDAALHYLARMIEAGEDPRFIARRLMISASEDIGLADPTALPTAVAAAQAVAMIGFPEAALTLSHATIALALAPKSNAATTAIGAALEDVRKGHAGPVPPHLRDGHYKGAAKLGHAQGYVYPHDLPEGIAAQEYAPEALRDREYYTPTRHGAEARYADAVEWTRKHLGRKRS, translated from the coding sequence GTGGAGCCCGACCTGTTCACCGCCGCAGCCGAAGACCGCCAGGAGAAGGACCCGTCCAGCAGTCCCCTGGCCGTCCGGATGCGCCCACGCACCCTCGACGAAGTCGTCGGACAGCAGCATCTGCTCCGGCCCGGATCGCCGCTGCGCCGGCTCGTCGAAGGCGGCGGCGGGCCCGCCGGACCGTCGTCGGTGTTCCTCTGGGGCCCGCCCGGCATCGGCAAGACGACCCTGGCGTACGTGGTCTCCAAAGCGACGAACAAGCGCTTCGTGGAGCTCTCCGCGATCACCGCGGGCGTCAAGGAGGTCCGCGCGGTCATCGACGGCGCCCGCCGCGCGATGGGCGGCCACGGCAAGGAGACCGTCCTCTTCCTCGACGAGATCCACCGCTTCAGCAAGGCCCAGCAGGACTCCCTGCTGCCCGCCGTCGAGAACCGCTGGGTGACACTGATCGCCGCGACGACGGAGAACCCGTACTTCTCCGTGATCTCCCCGCTCCTGTCCCGCTCCCTGCTGCTCACCCTCGAACCGCTCACGGACGACGACCTGCGCGGACTCCTGAAGCGGGCCCTCACCGACGAGCGCGGCCTCGGCGGCGCCGTCACCCTGCCCGAGGAGGCCGAGCAGCACCTCCTGCGGATCGCGGGCGGCGACGCCCGCCGTGCGCTCACCGCCCTCGAAGCGGGCGCGGGCTCGGCCCTGTCCAAGGGTGAGCAGGAGATCACGCTCCAGACCCTGGAGGAGTCCGTCGACCGCGCGGCGGTCAAGTACGACCGCGCGGGCGACCAGCACTACGACGTCGCGAGCGCCCTGATCAAGTCCATCCGCGGCTCGGACGTGGACGCGGCCCTGCACTATCTGGCCCGCATGATCGAGGCGGGCGAGGACCCCCGGTTCATCGCCCGCCGCCTGATGATCTCGGCCAGCGAGGACATCGGCCTCGCCGACCCGACGGCCCTGCCCACCGCCGTCGCCGCCGCCCAGGCCGTCGCCATGATCGGCTTCCCGGAGGCGGCCCTCACCCTCAGCCACGCCACCATCGCCCTCGCCCTGGCCCCGAAGTCGAACGCCGCGACCACGGCCATAGGCGCCGCCCTGGAGGACGTCCGCAAGGGCCACGCGGGCCCCGTCCCGCCCCACCTGCGCGACGGCCACTACAAGGGCGCGGCCAAGCTGGGGCACGCCCAGGGCTATGTGTACCCCCACGACCTGCCCGAAGGCATCGCCGCACAGGAGTACGCCCCCGAGGCCCTGCGCGACCGCGAGTACTACACCCCCACCCGGCACGGCGCCGAGGCCCGGTACGCCGACGCCGTCGAGTGGACCAGGAAGCACCTCGGCCGCAAGCGCTCCTGA
- a CDS encoding DUF948 domain-containing protein — MSGGEVAGILVAVFWAILVSFLAVALARLAQTLRATTKLVADVTEQAVPLLADASTAVRSAQTQIDRVDAIATDVQEVTSNASALSTTVASTFGGPLVKVAAFGYGVRRALSRKEVPAKPSRRTVIVGRTLPSARRGKRKKD, encoded by the coding sequence GTGTCCGGTGGCGAGGTGGCCGGGATCCTGGTGGCCGTCTTCTGGGCGATTCTGGTGTCCTTCCTGGCCGTGGCGCTGGCAAGGCTGGCGCAGACGCTCAGGGCGACCACCAAGCTCGTCGCGGACGTGACCGAGCAGGCCGTGCCCCTGCTCGCCGACGCCTCGACGGCCGTGCGCTCCGCGCAGACCCAGATCGACCGCGTGGACGCCATCGCCACCGACGTCCAGGAAGTCACGTCGAACGCGTCGGCGCTGTCCACCACCGTGGCCTCCACCTTCGGCGGCCCGCTGGTCAAGGTCGCGGCGTTCGGCTACGGAGTGCGCCGGGCCCTCAGTCGTAAGGAAGTGCCCGCCAAGCCGTCACGTCGTACGGTGATCGTGGGCCGCACCCTCCCGTCCGCACGGCGGGGCAAGCGGAAGAAGGACTGA
- a CDS encoding ABC transporter ATP-binding protein, with translation MTTHQPAVDVRGLRKRYGAVTAVDGIDLTVTHGEVFGILGPNGAGKSTTVEILQGHRTRDGGEVSVLGADPATADRAWRARVGIVWQDESAPAELTVRETVTHFARYYPRPRRPQDVLDLVGLQEKADSRIKALSGGQRRRLDVALGIIGDPSLLLLDEPTTGFDPAARRQFWDVIRALADEGTTVVLTTHYLQEAEALADRLAVIARGRVVAEGEPAALRREYGSEAVVEWTEPDSGPRDLRTTTPTRTVAELMSRFDGEIPGLRVSRPSLEDVYLRLTGQEDGPKSEEDER, from the coding sequence ATGACAACGCATCAGCCAGCCGTCGACGTCCGTGGACTGCGCAAGAGGTACGGCGCCGTGACGGCCGTGGACGGCATCGACCTGACGGTGACGCACGGCGAGGTGTTCGGCATCCTCGGGCCGAACGGCGCGGGCAAGTCCACGACCGTCGAGATCCTCCAGGGCCACCGCACGCGCGACGGGGGCGAGGTGTCCGTCCTGGGCGCCGACCCGGCGACGGCGGACCGCGCCTGGCGGGCCCGCGTCGGCATCGTGTGGCAGGACGAGTCGGCGCCCGCCGAACTGACGGTGCGCGAGACGGTGACCCACTTCGCGCGGTACTACCCACGACCTCGCCGGCCACAGGACGTGCTGGATCTGGTCGGCCTCCAGGAGAAGGCGGACAGCCGCATCAAGGCGCTCTCGGGCGGGCAGCGCCGCCGGCTCGACGTGGCGCTCGGCATCATCGGCGACCCGAGCCTGCTGCTGCTCGACGAGCCGACGACGGGTTTCGACCCGGCCGCCCGCCGCCAGTTCTGGGACGTCATCCGGGCCCTGGCCGACGAGGGCACCACCGTCGTCCTCACCACGCACTACCTCCAGGAGGCCGAGGCCCTCGCCGACCGCCTCGCGGTGATCGCCCGGGGCCGGGTCGTGGCCGAGGGCGAGCCCGCGGCCCTGCGCCGGGAGTACGGCAGCGAGGCCGTCGTCGAGTGGACCGAGCCCGACAGCGGCCCCCGCGACCTGCGCACCACCACCCCGACCCGGACCGTCGCCGAGCTGATGAGCCGCTTCGACGGCGAGATCCCCGGCCTGCGCGTCAGCCGCCCCAGCCTGGAGGACGTGTATCTGCGCCTGACCGGACAGGAAGACGGGCCGAAGTCCGAGGAGGACGAGCGATGA
- a CDS encoding ABC transporter permease has product MTTTTSHGTPGTPRTPRLPGRTRAASGAERLPSAWWLGLHQGTLELKQFFRQREQGVFTFAFPVVLLFLFASIFKGDVEDAGITASQLYVAAMIGAGIMSISFQSLGIAIAMERDEQVLRRLRGTPMPPVSYFLGKVWLVLITGLLETLILLAVGATLFDLDLPTSPEKWLTFAWIFVLGLTGCALLGVAISSVPRSGRSASSVVVLPFLVLQFISGVYIAIDTVPDWMLTLGALFPLKWMCQGFRGVFLPESAQVLEQAGSWEYGRIALVLTAWCVGGLALCLLTFRWKSRRDG; this is encoded by the coding sequence ATGACCACGACGACCTCGCACGGCACACCCGGGACTCCGCGGACCCCGCGTCTCCCCGGGCGCACCCGGGCCGCGTCCGGTGCCGAGCGGCTTCCCAGCGCCTGGTGGCTGGGGCTGCACCAGGGCACGCTGGAGCTGAAGCAGTTCTTCCGCCAGCGCGAGCAGGGCGTGTTCACGTTCGCGTTCCCGGTGGTGCTGCTCTTCCTGTTCGCGTCCATCTTCAAGGGCGACGTGGAGGACGCGGGCATCACGGCGTCACAGCTGTACGTCGCCGCGATGATCGGCGCGGGCATCATGTCCATCAGCTTCCAGTCGCTCGGCATCGCCATCGCCATGGAGCGCGACGAGCAGGTGCTGCGGCGCCTGCGCGGCACCCCGATGCCACCGGTCTCGTACTTCCTCGGGAAGGTCTGGCTCGTCCTGATCACCGGCCTCCTGGAGACCCTGATCCTGCTCGCCGTCGGCGCGACGCTGTTCGACCTGGACCTGCCGACGTCCCCGGAGAAGTGGCTCACCTTCGCCTGGATCTTCGTGCTCGGTCTGACGGGCTGCGCGCTGCTCGGCGTCGCCATCAGCAGCGTCCCGCGGTCCGGCCGCAGCGCCTCGTCCGTGGTCGTCCTGCCGTTCCTGGTGCTGCAGTTCATCTCCGGTGTCTATATAGCCATCGACACGGTCCCGGACTGGATGCTCACGCTCGGTGCCCTGTTCCCGCTCAAGTGGATGTGCCAGGGCTTCCGCGGGGTGTTCCTGCCCGAGTCGGCGCAGGTACTGGAGCAGGCGGGAAGTTGGGAGTACGGGCGTATAGCGCTGGTGCTCACAGCTTGGTGCGTCGGAGGATTGGCGCTGTGTCTGTTGACCTTCCGCTGGAAAAGCCGCCGCGACGGGTGA
- a CDS encoding DUF6167 family protein has translation MFRRTFWFTAGAAAGVWATTKVNRKLKQLTPESLAARAADKALEAGHRIKDFALDVRDGMAEREAELGEALGVNAPLDPELPAQRRFALVEPATKKTPKSLAKSTDTTYSYNRNEDH, from the coding sequence ATGTTCCGACGTACGTTCTGGTTCACCGCGGGCGCGGCCGCCGGCGTCTGGGCCACCACCAAGGTCAACCGCAAGCTGAAGCAGCTGACGCCGGAGAGCCTCGCCGCCAGGGCCGCCGACAAGGCGCTCGAAGCGGGCCACCGGATCAAGGACTTCGCGCTCGACGTCCGCGACGGCATGGCCGAGCGCGAGGCCGAGCTGGGCGAAGCCCTCGGCGTGAACGCCCCGCTCGACCCCGAACTGCCCGCACAGCGTCGCTTCGCGCTCGTCGAGCCCGCCACCAAGAAGACCCCCAAGTCCCTCGCGAAGTCGACGGACACGACGTACTCGTACAACCGGAATGAGGACCACTGA
- a CDS encoding vitamin K epoxide reductase family protein, whose amino-acid sequence MSVQDGAAAGQDHEDAPGAVGGSRALALLLVITGAAGLLASWVITLDKFELLKDPNFQPGCSINPVVACGSIMKSDQAEAFGFPNPMLGLAAYAVVIGVGMSLLGRARFPRWYWLTFNAGTLFGVGFCTWLQFQSLYRINALCLWCCLAWVATILMFWYVTAFNVRQGFLPAPGWLKTFFEDFSWALPVVHVGIIAMLILTRWGSDLWV is encoded by the coding sequence ATGTCAGTGCAGGACGGCGCCGCGGCCGGTCAGGACCACGAGGACGCGCCGGGAGCCGTCGGTGGCAGCAGGGCGCTCGCGCTGCTCCTGGTGATCACCGGAGCCGCCGGGCTGCTCGCCTCCTGGGTCATCACGCTGGACAAGTTCGAGCTCCTGAAGGACCCGAACTTCCAGCCGGGCTGCAGCATCAACCCGGTCGTGGCCTGCGGCAGCATCATGAAGAGCGACCAGGCGGAGGCGTTCGGCTTCCCGAACCCGATGCTGGGCCTCGCCGCGTACGCCGTCGTGATCGGTGTCGGCATGAGCCTGCTCGGCCGCGCCCGCTTCCCGCGCTGGTACTGGCTCACGTTCAACGCGGGCACGCTCTTCGGCGTCGGCTTCTGCACCTGGCTGCAGTTCCAGTCGCTCTACCGCATCAACGCGCTCTGCCTGTGGTGCTGCCTGGCCTGGGTCGCCACGATCCTGATGTTCTGGTACGTCACGGCCTTCAACGTCCGCCAGGGCTTCCTGCCCGCGCCGGGCTGGCTGAAGACCTTCTTCGAGGACTTCAGCTGGGCGCTGCCGGTCGTGCACGTCGGTATCATCGCGATGCTGATCCTCACGCGCTGGGGCTCCGACCTCTGGGTCTGA
- a CDS encoding sensor histidine kinase translates to MSVDLPLEKPPRRVSAEPDPPGSDQWDRGFLLWDCYFAVVWVGTLVLAFTVDGPGAAARPASAALVVLLLVWYVISGRPVLLTEGADQRRAVRYLTVATTLFVASGALVTETRLLTFALVPQCFIALRIRRALVTLVVINVAPVAGWALLWRPDPQDVFLNSVGAVVSLVFGTALGTWIIHIIAQSQERADLIAELEASREEVARLSAERGALAERERMSREIHDTLAQGFTSLLMLVQAVDAELDHDVVAARRHLELMQATARQNLAEARSLVAGRAPDDLRGASLPDALRRVADRHGAAVTVIGTARPLPPGLEVVALRSCQEALANAAKHAGPDAEVRVALDYRPGALTLAVSDSGRGFDTGAHHEGFGLRGLRTRAAEVSGTAEVVSAPGGGTTVTVRLPLPEPDGAPEPHGPPEPGATPDPPHRSPAPPAPPAPSEAPEPAARPAPAPPTAPTKPSAPSEPTERTAP, encoded by the coding sequence GTGTCTGTTGACCTTCCGCTGGAAAAGCCGCCGCGACGGGTGAGCGCGGAGCCCGATCCCCCAGGTAGCGACCAGTGGGACCGCGGCTTCCTGCTCTGGGACTGCTACTTCGCCGTCGTGTGGGTCGGCACGCTGGTCCTGGCGTTCACCGTCGACGGGCCCGGCGCCGCCGCCCGCCCGGCGTCGGCCGCGCTGGTCGTGCTGCTCCTCGTCTGGTACGTGATCAGCGGCCGGCCGGTGCTGCTCACCGAGGGCGCCGACCAACGTCGGGCGGTGCGCTATCTCACGGTGGCCACCACCCTGTTCGTGGCGTCCGGCGCCCTCGTCACCGAGACCCGGCTGCTGACCTTCGCCCTGGTGCCGCAGTGCTTCATCGCGCTGCGGATCCGCCGCGCACTGGTCACCCTCGTCGTGATCAATGTCGCGCCGGTGGCGGGCTGGGCGCTGCTGTGGCGCCCGGACCCACAGGACGTCTTCCTCAACTCGGTGGGTGCCGTCGTGTCCCTGGTCTTCGGCACGGCGCTCGGGACGTGGATCATCCACATCATCGCCCAGAGCCAGGAACGCGCGGACCTCATCGCGGAATTGGAGGCGAGCCGTGAGGAGGTGGCCCGTCTTTCCGCCGAGCGCGGCGCCCTCGCCGAGCGCGAGCGCATGTCCCGCGAGATCCACGACACCCTCGCCCAGGGGTTCACCAGCCTGCTGATGCTGGTCCAGGCAGTCGACGCGGAGCTGGACCACGATGTGGTGGCGGCCCGCCGCCATCTGGAGCTGATGCAGGCCACGGCCCGGCAGAACCTCGCGGAGGCCCGATCCCTGGTGGCCGGGCGCGCTCCGGACGACCTGCGCGGCGCCTCCCTCCCGGACGCTCTGCGCCGCGTCGCCGACCGCCACGGCGCCGCCGTCACGGTCATCGGCACCGCCCGGCCGCTGCCCCCCGGCCTGGAGGTCGTCGCCCTGCGCTCCTGCCAGGAGGCGCTGGCCAACGCGGCGAAGCACGCGGGCCCCGACGCCGAGGTGCGGGTCGCCCTCGACTACCGGCCGGGCGCCCTCACGCTGGCGGTCAGCGACTCGGGGCGCGGTTTCGACACCGGCGCCCACCATGAAGGCTTCGGGCTGCGCGGGCTGCGGACGCGGGCGGCCGAGGTCAGCGGCACGGCCGAGGTGGTCAGCGCTCCCGGCGGGGGCACGACGGTCACAGTCCGACTGCCGCTCCCCGAACCGGACGGCGCCCCAGAGCCCCACGGCCCGCCGGAGCCCGGCGCCACCCCCGACCCGCCCCACCGCTCCCCCGCACCCCCCGCACCCCCAGCCCCCTCCGAGGCCCCCGAGCCCGCCGCACGCCCCGCACCCGCGCCACCCACCGCGCCCACCAAGCCCTCCGCCCCCTCGGAACCCACCGAAAGGACCGCGCCGTGA
- the rpsD gene encoding 30S ribosomal protein S4 has protein sequence MPNQSRPKVKKSRALGIALTPKAVKYFEARPYPPGEHGRGRKQNSDYKVRLLEKQRLRAQYDVSERQLVRAYERASKVQGKTGEALIIELERRLDALVLRSGIARTIYQARQMVVHGHIEVNGQKVDKPSFRVKPDDVVMVRERSRQKPLFEVAREGGFAADGETPRYLQVNLKALAFRLDREPNRKEIPVICDEQLVVEYYAR, from the coding sequence ATGCCGAACCAGTCCCGCCCCAAGGTCAAGAAGTCGCGTGCCCTCGGCATCGCGCTGACCCCGAAGGCCGTCAAGTACTTCGAGGCCCGTCCCTACCCGCCGGGCGAGCACGGCCGCGGCCGCAAGCAGAACTCGGACTACAAGGTCCGTCTGCTCGAGAAGCAGCGTCTGCGCGCGCAGTACGACGTGTCCGAGCGCCAGCTCGTCCGCGCCTACGAGCGTGCCTCCAAGGTTCAGGGCAAGACCGGTGAGGCCCTGATCATCGAGCTCGAGCGTCGTCTCGACGCCCTGGTCCTGCGTTCGGGCATCGCCCGCACCATCTACCAGGCCCGGCAGATGGTCGTCCACGGCCACATCGAGGTCAACGGCCAGAAGGTCGACAAGCCGTCCTTCCGCGTGAAGCCGGACGACGTCGTCATGGTCCGCGAGCGCAGCCGCCAGAAGCCGCTGTTCGAGGTCGCGCGCGAGGGTGGCTTCGCCGCCGACGGCGAGACCCCGCGCTACCTCCAGGTGAACCTGAAGGCCCTGGCCTTCCGCCTGGACCGCGAGCCGAACCGCAAGGAGATCCCCGTGATCTGCGACGAGCAGCTCGTCGTCGAGTACTACGCCCGCTGA